A genome region from Anopheles stephensi strain Indian chromosome 2, UCI_ANSTEP_V1.0, whole genome shotgun sequence includes the following:
- the LOC118506011 gene encoding zinc finger protein 567-like, translating to MVKMSEICLDIDLQKVCRICLSQTDMSELLFNMFTDAIVDGTFVALREVIADCIGIQVTNTPEMPNKICQTCKSTVFQFHVFKQKCRRAESLLQSMFVQKAALVPRPNEHVIEGNEYDVEDEASLVDASNCNQHLSLSDEYVEETIEEEVISGASDAAQYALDTFRLSKNPNISIVCGAESISLPGSPCFGNESSQLETVAAVSVDTTIEINRYVCDICGKALISRSRLAKHMKLHTDSKIVLDHMRFFSCKYCEYVYLREEDLNEHNCRCAGSACNREENDTGLALGTVNVGSGICGICDARFENMLHLKQHIITHLDKFPCPLEACGCEYSSLARLNIHISTQHVEYLSPNCPHCKEEIDRVDLRQHVRLFCKAKQFECTHCDKKFLSWKSLSQHLKKLQQAFQCSQCIKTFSSQASLKLHERTHTGERPYVCTICNKSYKSPGLRTAHMDTHIEGKTFKCDMCGKCLQTRACYRNHVKRHLEQRNHECFVCRKKFFQKCTLRVHLQKVHRVSRDVPVDV from the exons ATGGTGAAAATGAGCGAAATTTGCTTGGACATCGATTTGCAAAAAGTGTGCCGCATCTGTTTGTCTCAAACAGACATGAGCGAGCTTCTGTTTAACATGTTTACGGATGCAATTGTGGATGGCACGTTTGTGGCGCTGCGCGAAGTGATCGCGGACTGCATCGGCATACAG GTTACAAACACACCAGAGATGCCGAACAAAATATGCCAAACATGCAAATCGACTGTATTTCAGTTTCACGTctttaaacaaaaatgtcGTCGTGCCGAAAGCTTGCTGCAGTCGATGTTTGTGCAAAAGGCAGCCCTCGTTCCTAGGCCAAATGAACATGTTATCGAAGGCAATGAATATGACGTAGAGGATGAAGCGTCGTTAGTGGACGCATCAAATTGTAACCAGCATCTTTCTCTATCGGATGAATATGTTGAAGAAACAATTGAGGAAGAAGTGATAAGCGGTGCCAGTGACGCTGCACAATACGCTCTTGATACGTTCCGGTTGTCCAAAAATCCTAACATCAGTATAGTTTGTGGAGCAGAATCAATTTCCTTACCAGGTTCTCCCTGTTTCGGAAATGAATCATCGCAACTCgagactgttgctgctgtttctgTTGACACAACCATCGAAATCAATCGTTATGTTTGCGATATATGTGGGAAAGCATTGATCAGTCGATCACGGCTGGCGAAACATATGAAGCTGCACACCGACTCTAAAATCGTACTCGATCATATGCGCTTCTTTTCCTGCAAGTACTGCGAATATGTGTACCTGCGGGAAGAAGATTTGAATGAACACAATTGTCGGTGTGCGGGAAGTGCATGCAATCGAGAAGAAAATGATACAGGCTTGGCGCTTGGCACGGTCAATGTCGGCAGTGGAATCTGTGGAATCTGTGATGCGAGGTTCGAGAATATGTTACACCTGAAACAGCATATCATCACCCATTTGGACAAGTTTCCATGCCCTTTGGAAGCGTGCGGGTGTGAGTATAGCTCACTGGCAAGGCTAAACATTCACATTAGCACCCAGCACGTGGAGTACCTTTCGCCCAACTGTCCCCACTGCAAGGAGGAAATCGACCGGGTCGATCTAAGACAACATGTCCGACTCTTTTGCAAAGCGAAACAATTCGAGTGTACACATTGTG aTAAGAAATTTCTATCGTGGAAATCATTGTCACAGCATTTGAAGAAACTGCAGCAAGCGTTCCAATGTTCGCAATgtattaaaacattttcctcGCAGGCATCGTTGAAGTTACACGAGC GTACGCACACTGGGGAACGACCGTATGTATGTACGATCTGCAATAAGTCATATAAATCACCAGGCTTGCGAACGGCGCACATGGACACGCACATTGAAGGGAAAACGTTCAAATGTGACATGTGTGGGAAATGTCTGCAAACGCGTGCCTGCTATCGAAACCACGTGAAACGGCACTTGGAGCAGCGCAATCACGAATGCTTCGTGTGCAGGAAGAAATTTTTCCAAAAGTGTACGCTTCGTGTGCATTTGCAAAAGGTACATAGAGTATCACGCGATGTGCCTGTTGATGTCTAG
- the LOC118506019 gene encoding uncharacterized protein LOC118506019, with amino-acid sequence MARFTLLAALFAGLVCLLIDHSAVFAWPSALQAPSDASQIPNFPGPGDIPKPPGMLHSRVARQAPPEIPGQNQFPPPPPPPPQMSQMPQTRSRRNARTSIEMANMLPALAPVSYISLAREKRAAKGTGGKLPSKAG; translated from the exons ATGGCTCGCTTTACTCTACTTGCAGCACTATTCGCTGGGCTAGTGTGTCTGCTGATCGATCATTCGGCAGTGTTCGCCTGGCCGAGCGCTTTACAGGCG CCTTCCGATGCATCGCAAATACCTAACTTCCCCGGACCTGGTGACATTCCAAAGCCTCCCGGTATGCTGCACAGCCGG GTAGCACGTCAGGCACCGCCCGAAATTCCCGGACAAAATCAAtttccaccaccgccgccgccgccgccccaAATGTCACAGATGCCACAGACG AGATCCCGTCGAAACGCTAGGACATCGATCGAAATGGCAAACATGCTGCCGGCGCTAGCACCAGTATCGTACATCTCGTTGGCTCGTGAAAAGCGGGCCGCCAAGGGCACGGGCGGAAAGCTTCCCAGTAAGGCGGGATAG